Genomic segment of Drosophila biarmipes strain raj3 chromosome 2L, RU_DBia_V1.1, whole genome shotgun sequence:
GTTGCTATTTAAAAAGCCAATGCTCTTGCTTACATTTATTACATTGTTGTTTACATTCATTGCTTTAGTGAACTTAAGATTAGGCTCTTACACTGAACAACTGATAAAGTTCGCTGACTGTGCACCCGTTGCCCCCGAACTCGGTGAAGGGCTGAGAGACGTTCTAGGAGTGActtctgttttattttgtgtttaattGTACACTGGACCTATTATCTGGCACCGCAGATTTGAGTTCAAATGGTTGTTGAGGTTATCATAGACGGAACTAGAACGGAAAGAGTATTTCGACTCGGTTTGGTTCCTGTTAAGTAATTCCGGGAAGTATTAGGATGTTGCTGGAAGGTTTTTAACACTTTAGACCCTACAAggttaatatataaatgtgctataaaaccataaatatCTTGCAAGAAATGGAGCTCACTTGAAGGTGTTAACCACAGGCAAAAAAGAACCTGCATAAATAAGGGATACTTTATTAtgaattcaaattttataTAGGCTCGACGGTAACGTAGATTTAGAATTAGTGGGTGCTTGATTGTTTATCGCCCACCCTTTATGTGATTCATAAAAAGTCCATTATTGAAATTACGTGttaagattaaaaataaatgttcggTTTTATGGAAAATCTGTTTTCATggaaattccgaaaaattaatttaagtgGTCTTGCCAAGTAATGGGAAATACCTGCTGTTCTCTCCgcaaaaacataaacaatcaTTTCCCATCGAGTAGATAGATACACTTTTTGGCAAAATAACGGCGAGCCACGTCATGGATTCATTCAGCGACAGCAATTGGTAACCAAGCCTTGTCGATGACGTTTCCTCGCAAACTCTacctatatgtatatattggCATGCCGTCACTTGAATGTACCTATTAGATAAGTTTGGCGGGGAATAACAAACGTTCGCGGAAACTCACGCCGTATATTACACTGTGCACCATACTGAGGTTACAATTCTTAAGGTAATAGGGAGAATGAAAAacattcattttcatttattccTCTGAATTATCTGGCctttttataaagttttattttctatGTTTCAGTTTCAATGAAAAAAACTCAACTTAAAAACTAGAAATTTTTTGTGTACCTTAGTGTTTGTTATAAAATCTGTAGGTTGTTGTAGGTGCACTTATAGTAGATGCCTTCTAGTGAAGACAATAGATCTCGTTTGTGTACAAATAAACTCTGATTTCATTTGTTCAGAGATGATACCACCAATATGTTGTACGCTACAAAGGCGCACATTTAATAACAAGTCGAAGTCACATCCGGCTCCCCCGTTTCCTATCGGGAATAAGTGTGCCAAATTTTCACATTGCGTCAATGAGATCATCAGCGAGTTTCAATTGTCAGCTGTGGTTGCGTTCGTTTTTTTCTATAGATGTCAGAAAAATGGAGCTGGCATTTTAtctgtaaaaatgttttaatggtTCCGAATtgttttgttgattttgacATTTCCATGGTAAACTTTGATATCAATATCAGCGATATGCGATAAGTTTTATTTAGTACAATGGGTTTAAAGGGTGTCATGCGGTataatctttatttattgataatACCTACAAAACCGACAATTGTCATGATTGTTTCATTGGGAAGGACTCGGAAATCGCACACTGCGAAGTTAGGATCTGCCAATCTTCACGTACTTCTACACCACCTAGAAGACAGTGTTGGCACCTTGCAAACGAGGAACGACCAATATTTAAATCGGAAGAAATATTTCTAGTTGTAAGGGAATAAGAGATTCCACATACCGTCTCGTTTTCTCTGGCTCAATAAAGCCTTTGTTTACACCGTGCTTTTTACCGAACGACGCCAGCTGTTTGTCTTTATACTGCTATTGTTCTGCACATATGTATAGGGAATGgggttttccgtttttttcTAGGTGTACCCTGTGcagtgtataaaaatatattcaatttgAACCTGCCAACTTATGTGACGCGGGCGGTTGAGAAACTAGTTGAAATAAGAACTATTATTTTGCATCTTGCTAATTTATTGCACTCCCTACTATActatatgattctttttggtCGCTGCGTCATCGTTAATAAATAGACACCTTGTTCGCTAAATATTTCTGCCTGTGTGTTTGTGGATGATGCAAGGTAAAGgtcaattgaaattaaaatagttGTTGTAGCCAtgatcaatttttttattttcccaattctGAACACTCAAGATGGTTTAGAGGTAAACTAAGTATGTTTGTTGTTCCTACTTTTCATGATTGTATTCACAATCACGATCTTTCTTTGTATGATCAGAAATGTCTCCTAACAGCTCAAAAACACCTTAGTAaaattgaacaacattttacaaaaaatgcttGTGAGTTTCTATTCAAAATGAACTATGAGCggcaatattttttcatttgtaCCTAACACATTCTCCATTCTATAACACCTGGATTGTCTTCCGCTTATTTTACTTGCAGCTCGGATCCTTGAATACCGCCGGATAACCACTTTCTCCTGCCTTCGGCGCACAGCTAACGATTAAAATGGCAGTGAAGTAAACAGTCCGAGGAAACATCACAATATAACGGGAGTCGGAGCAAACAAAGCTTAAGGATACGGTGACAATTTCCAGAAACGTAGGTGGCCCATCTATTCAGGGTCCAAGCTGAGGCGGTGCTAAACAACCGCTGCGGACTTTCCTTCAATTTCGCGGTAGGACGGCGAAAGAACTCAGATCGTTGGACGGAAATTAATGACACTTCTTGGGCCTAGCGCCCCTGGCATGGCCTTTATGATGAAGAAGAAGAAGTACAAGTTCAATGTCGAAGTGCAGCTGCAGGATTTAGTCGAGGTGGCCCTGGTCAACGAGGTCCTGTTTGCGAAGATACGGTTGCTCGATGGAGGATCCTTTCAGGAGTACAGTAGTCGGTAAGATCGCATTAAGTTCTAAACCCTTTGCACAAAAACTAACTACACATTTGGTCTTTTAGAGAGGATGTGCGCAACCATCGAGTGGAATGGAACCGCAGCTTTGAGTTTCCCTGCAAGATGAGTGCGAACGCCTCCACAGGCGTTTTGGATCCCTGCCACCTGCGTATTTCGATACGCAAAGAGATGAAGGGCGGGCGCAGCTACTACAAGCTGGGCTTCATCGACCTCAATCTTGCCGAGTTCGCCGGCGCCGGCCTCACCTCCCGTCGATTCCTCCTCGAGGGCTACGACTCGAGGCATCGCCTGGACAACTCCATGCTGCGGGTGAGCATCAAGATGCACATGGTCAGCGGTGATATTCTCTTTAAGGCGTAAGTAGATCAATGAAACACTGAATGCAACTTACTGATAAATGCCTTTAACAGACCCACGCCCAACCTGAAGAGCAAGCAGAGCAAGCCCTCGATGGATGATCTGTCCAATGCGGCCACAGGAGTTGGCCTGCAAACTCCGACGGCCACCGCGATGCCCAGCATTGGCAGCGGGAGCGGAGGTTCGGCCATACCCTTGGGCGGCAGTGGGGCCACCTTGGGTGGGGTTCCCAGCAGTCAGTCGTTGCCCGGCACTCGGCCCGTATCCACCACAAAGGAGGAGGGTGAGTAGCTGAACTAGGAATAGTAATGTGCTTACTGAAGTCGAATGCTTAATTGAACAAGGGGTTTTAACAAAAAGATGATAAGGAAACTTGCTTA
This window contains:
- the LOC108033725 gene encoding protein FAM102A isoform X4; this encodes MTLLGPSAPGMAFMMKKKKYKFNVEVQLQDLVEVALVNEVLFAKIRLLDGGSFQEYSSREDVRNHRVEWNRSFEFPCKMSANASTGVLDPCHLRISIRKEMKGGRSYYKLGFIDLNLAEFAGAGLTSRRFLLEGYDSRHRLDNSMLRVSIKMHMVSGDILFKAPTPNLKSKQSKPSMDDLSNAATGVGLQTPTATAMPSIGSGSGGSAIPLGGSGATLGGVPSSQSLPGTRPVSTTKEEAILADIDNQALIAAIVTDSGLSESSESGVTLTTDNVQLHAAASAANAITPVSQPLPGLGIIGSNNYGTTGAVVAFSGGGNATLIEMGHSRNSSNTSQMSKGSGYSSFSHSQHSRQSSEGDSGHARNPSSGSLVISETGSLDRTKSSGEKRKKGALDDGPRVSDRVEETRVNPDSLIDEILKDTKLDQLEESAETSGLQLYIARDGTASLGGHEVKSSVRAGALKQVVMQDRR